The DNA region CACCTAGTGGCCTGTTCAGTAACGTGGATTCACCCCTGTGTCAGTGTCTCCACCTAGTGGCCTGTTCAGTAACGTGGATTCATCCCTGTGTCAGTGTCTCCACCTAGTGGCCTGTTCAGTAACGTGGATTCACCCCTGTGTCAGTGTCTCCACCTAGTGGCCTGTTCAGTAACGTGGATTCATCCCTGTGTCAGTGTCTCCACCTAGTGGCCTGTTCAGTAACGTGGATTCACCCCTGTGTCAGTGTCTCCACCTAGTGGCCTGTTCAGTATCGTGGATTCATCCCTGTGTCAGTGTCTCCACCTAGTGGCCTGTTCAGTAACGTGGATTCACCCCTGTGTCAGTGTCTCCACCTAGTGGCCTGTTCAGTAACGTGGATTCATCCCTGTGTCAGTGTCTCCACCTAGTGGCCTGTTCAGTATCGTTGATTTATCCCTGTGTCAGTTTCTCCACCTAGTGGCCTGTTCAGTATCGTGGATTCATCCCTGTGTCAGTAACTCCACCTAGTGGCCTGTTCAGTATCGTGGATTCATCCCTGAGTCAATGTCTCCACCTAGTGGCCTGTTCAGTATCGTGGATTCATCCCTGTGTCAGTAACTCCACCTAGTGGCCTGTTCAGTATCGTGGATTCATCCCTGTGTCAGTGTCTCATACAATACAAGACAGGAATAACGTTACAAGTTACAGAGTTAGTCTTTAATGGAATGTCAATGACACTTTAGACAGAAAAACAGATTCAACATTTATCTATGTAAATCAATGCCCTAATCGTCTGGAGTAAATCCACTGACGTGACACAGCTGGAGCTAACGAGCGACAGAGACAATGTCAAAGTGGTTAATTAAGGAGATGTGACATTGCCTTTCCAACACTCTGGTAAAAAGTGCACCTAACcagagctatatatatatatatatatcctctaTGGTGTCTGACCCACATGGCACCCCGAACCCATGGGTTCTACTACTAGTAACACAGAGAGTTAAACAGTCTGGAGAGATTGGAGATATCTACGACTGACTGTGGCCAGTAGTTCAAATTAAGTGAGTTGAGCTGGTCTGGGGTCAGTGAGTTGAGCTGGTCTGGGGTCAGTGAGTTGAGCTGGTCTGGGGTCAGTGAGTTGAGCTGATCTGGGGTCAGTGAGTTGAGCTGGTCTGGGGTCAGTGAGTTGAGCTGATACAACATGTGGTCAGGGGTCAGTGTGTTGAGCTGGTCTGGGGTCAGTGAGTTGAGCTGGTCTGGGGTAAGTTGAGCTGAGCTGGTCTGGGGTCAGTTGAGCTGATACAACATGTGGTCTGGGGTCAGTGAGTTGAGCTGGTCTGGGGTCAGTGTGTTGAGCTGGTCTGGGGTCAGTGTGTTTAATTACTTGTTAGtattatctcttattcttatccatattttttaaactgcactgttggttaggggctcgtaagtgagcatttcactgttaggtctacacctgttgtattcagcgcatgtaacTAATATCATTTCATTTGATTGGCTGTCAGGTACAATATGATTGGCTGTCAGGTGCAATATGATTGGCTCTATTCAGTGCATCTCCATCTGTAACGTTGTGAATGTTTCACCTTACTGAACCCTGGTCCCACAGATCCAGCAGCATAGCCTGCTCTGATTGGTCCAGCATGGTGTATGGCCTTCTCCTATTGGTGCTCCTTGAGGAACTCCTTCATGTAATTGGCCAAAGCCTGAGCGTCTTCCACTGTCACAGCGTTGTAGAGAGACGCACGTATTCCTCCCACTGACCTGTAGGGGGAGACACAAACACCATGAGCAAGTAGAGACagatcgacagacagacagaaatggttagggttaaacagacagacagacagggttagggttaaacagacagacagacagggttagggttaaacagacagacagggttagggttaaacagacagacagggttagacagacagacagggttagacagacagacagacagggttagggttaaacagacagacagacagacagggttagacagacagacagacagacagggttagggttagacagacagacagggttagacagacagacagacagacagggttagggttagacagacagacagggttagggttaaacagacagacagggttagggttagacagacagacagggttagacagaaagacagggttagggttaaacagacagacagacagggttagggttaaacagacagacagacagggttagacagaaagacagggttagggttaaacagacagacagacagggttagggttaaacagacagacagggttagggttaaacagacagacagggttagggttagacagacagacagggttagggttagacagacagacagacagggttagacagaaagacagggttagggttaaacagacagacagacagggatctaAAAGGGGAGGTCACCATTCTGTTAGTACTTGTtgacagggttagacagacaggATCTAAAAGGGGAGGTCACCATTCTGTTAGTACTTGTtgacagggttagacagacaggGTCTAAAAGGGGAGGTCACCATTCTGTTAGTACTTGTTGACAgggttaaacagacagacagggtctaaAAGGGGAGGTCACCATTCTGTTAGTACTTGTTGACAGGGATATGTTTCTTAATAACAACCTATTTGAAACCAGCCACTACACTTCATAATTATAATCACatttcttcttattattattcaGGTTATTACTTATAAATAAAACAGgaagaaatgccaggttggagaggatctgttacaTTTTCATATCGACAACATTAACCGAGTCAACATGAAGATCTGCCTTCCTTGTCTGTTGGCTTTTatgcagactcactaaacagagaacatccctgcaaAACACTTCTCACAGATCCTATTTCACCGTCGCTGGGTTTTCTAACACTTTTCCAGAAATAGTCACATAACATCACAAACCCTGCTGCGGTCACTCGACCGTTCTTAAAAGAGATGCCGCCGTAATGAGATGTAATGCAATCGAAGTGAAAACAGGCCCTTTACAAGATGACATCATGTCAAGAGCGTTGTATTTATTACTAAAGAGAGTCCAGTCTACTTGAGGAAACTTTGCGAACGGACATTTAAAGAAAATCAGAAAACTCCCCTTTAAAATGGACCCGCCAATCAAAGCCAACAGCAGCGTTtaaggggtctaaggcactgcatccgcagtgttgaggcgtcactacagacccgggttcgatctcaGGCCGTGTCACACCCAGCCGTGAcagggagttccatagggcggcacacGTCTGTTGTTGGAGcgtgaccctggctatccgtcattTTCATGGTGTCGTCTGGTTTGTTTcatttaaggaatttgaaatggtttacacttttacttttgagTCCATGTTAgcgattacatttacttttgatactgaagtatatttaaaaccaaatacgtttggacttttactcaagtagtattttactgggtgactttcacttgagtcattttctattaaggtgtctttacttttactctaGTAGGACAACTGGGTACTTTTTACACACTGTTTACATGGTTATTAAATTACACAAACACACCTTGAGCAGAGACACAGACGCAAGGCCCCCCTGACCCATCAGTCACACATGTacactgtgtgtgtacctgtgtgtgtgtgtgtgtgtgtacctgtgtgtgtgtgtgtgtacctgtgtgtgtacctgtgtgtgtgtgtgtgtgtgtacctgtgtgtgtgtgtgtgtgtacctgtgtgtgtgtgtgtgcgtgcatgcgtgcgtgtgtgtacctgtgtgtgtacctgtttgtgtgtgtgtgtgtgtgtacctgtgtgtgtacctgtgtgtgtgtgtgtgtgtacctgtgtgtgtgtgtgtgtgtgtgcgtgcatgcgtgcgtgtgtgtacctgtgcccCTTCAGTGAGATCATCCCCAGTTTGGAGGCTCCATCCAGGAACTCCTTCTCCAGAGTTTCGTCACCCTGTTTCTTCCCCACGCGGAACGGAACGTTCATACGACTACGACACGCCACGTCCACCGGACACCTAACATACACACCAGTTACCATGGAGACAGGCACGCTCACAGCATGTTACACAGGTATACACTTTACAAACTCCATCTCGTATACCGAACACCTTGTAACACTTTCCAATACACGGCAGTTACCATGGAGACAGGTTTGAGCCTACTCCCACTGAATGTTATTTTCTGTTCAGAATtcctctcgctcgctccctccctccctctccactctcttcccctccctctccactctcttcccctccctctccactctcttcccctccctctccactctcttcccctccctctccactctcttcccctccctctccactctcttcccctccctctccactctctctccctccctctccactctctctccctccctctccactttcTCCCTCGCCTCTTTcctccttcccccccccccctctgaaaGGATACTAACGTGTAGAAGTGGTTGGAGGAGTTGATGATATCATAGATCATACTGGACTTCTTCTTGTTGAGCGTTTCCATGGCGTCAACACCTCCGTTGTTCTTTATCCACTCCAGAACCAGACTCATGATGTagatactagagagagagagagatagagagagagatacactgagtgtacaaaacattaggaacatcttcctaatattggaGTTTCACCCTATcattttgccttcagaacagcctcaattcgtcaggtcatggactctacaggatgtcgaaagcgttctacagggatgctgacccatgttgagtccaatgcttcccacagttatgtcaagttggctggatgtcctttgggtagtggatcGTTCtagatacacacaggaaactaaaaaagacccagcagcgttgcagttcttgacacaaaccggtgcgcctggcaccttctaccataccccgttcaaagacacttaaatctatttgtcttgccccccccccattcaccctcagaatggcacacatacacaatccatgtctcaaatgtctcaatgcttaaaaatcctttaaccgtctcctctccttcatctacactgattgaagtggatttaacaggtgacatcaataagggatcatagctttcacctggattcacctggtcagtctgtcatggaaagagcaggtgttcctaatgttctgtattataggGCCTATACTCTTTGTATTTTGGTTCTAAAACATCCAGAATGgattaaaaacatcaagggacatcataatcctactggaaacatggtgacatacagtggggcaaaaaagtatttagtcagccaccaattgtgcaagttctcccacttaaaaagatgagaggcctgtaattttcatcataggtacacttcaactatgacagacaaaacgagaaaaaaaagtccagaaaatcacattgtaggaatttatttgcaaattatggtggaaaataagtatttggtcaataacaaaagtttctcaatactttgttatataccctttgttggcaatgacagaggtcaaacgttttctgtaagtcttcacaaggttttcacacactgttgctggtattttggcccattcctccatgcagatctcctctagagcagtgatgttttggggctgttgctgggcaacacggactttcaactccctccaaagattttctatggggttgagatctggagactggctaggccactccaggaccttgaaatgcttcttacgaagccactccttcgttgcccgggcggtgtgtttgggatcattgtcatgctgaaagacccagccacgtttcatcttcaatgcccttgctgatggaaggaggttttcactcaaaatctcatgatacatggccccattcattctttcctttacacggatcagtcgtccttgtccctttgcagaaaaacagccccaaagcatgatgtttccacccccatgcttcacagtaggtatggtgttctttggatgcaactcagcattctttgtcctccaaacacgatgagttgagtttttaccaaaaagttatattttggtttcatctgaccatatgacattctcccaatcttcttctggatcatccaaatggtctctagcaaacttcagacgggcctggacatgtactggcttaagcaggggaacacgtctggcactgcaggatttgagtccctggcggcgtagtgtgttactgatggtaggctttgttactttggtcccagctctctgcaggtcattcactaggtcccccgtgtggttctgggatttttgctcaccgttcttgtgatcattttgaccccacggggtgagatcttgcatggagccccagattgagggagattatcagtggtcttgtatgtcttccatttcctaataattgctcccacagttgatttattcaaaccaagctgcttacctattgcagattcagtcttcccagcctggtgcaggtctaccattttgtttctggtgtcctttgacagctctttggtcttggccatagtggagtttggagtgtgactgtttgaggttgtggacaggtgtcttttatactgataataagttcaaacaggtgccattaatacaggtaacgagtggaggacagaggagcctcttaaagaagaagttacaggtctgtgatagccagaaatcttgcttgtttgtaggtgaccaaatacttaatttccaccataatttgcaaataaattcattaaaaaaatcttacaatgtgattttctgtatttctgtatgggtccactatatgggtCCACTGAATGGGTCCACTGTATGGCAGTGAAGGGTAGGGTCCACTATATGGGTCCACTGTATGGCAGTGAAgggtggggtccactatatgggtcCACTGTATGGCAGTGAAGGGTGGGGTCCACTATCTGAGTCCACTGTATGGCAGTGGAgagtggggtccactatatgggtcCACTATATGTGTCCACTGTATGGGTCCACTGtatgggtccactatatgggtccactatatggcagtggagtgtggggtccactatatgggtcCACTGTATGGCAGtggagtgtggggtccactatatgggtcCACTGTATGGCAGTGAAGGGTGGGGTCCACTGTATGGCAGTGAAGGGTGAGGTCCACTGtatgggtccactatatgggtccactatatggcagtgaagggtggggtccactatatgggtccactatatggcagtgaagggtggggtccactatatggcagtgaagggtggggtccactatatgggtccactatatggcagtgaagggtGGGGTCCAGTatatgggtccactatatgggtccacaatatggcagtgaagggtggggtccactatatgggtccactatatggcagtgaagggtGGGGTCCAGAAGCCTGCACACCCATACCTGCTGTAAACCTGCAGTAATTGaagcaaggcactgtgtgtgtgtgtgtgtgtgttacctgaagcagggcactgtgtgtgtgtgtgttaccttaagcaaggcactgtgtgtgtgttacctgaagcaagacactgtgtgtgtgttacctgaagcAAGGCaccgtgtgtgtgttacctgaagcaaggcactgtgtgtgtgttacctgaagcAAGGCaccgtgtgtgtgttacctgaagcaaggcactgtgtgtgtgttacctgaagcaagacactgtgtgtgtgttacctgaagcaaggcactgtgtgtgtgttacctgaagcaaggcactgtgtgtgtgttacctgaagcaaggcactgtgtgtgtgttacctgaagcaaggcactgtgtgtgtgttacctgaagcaagacactgtgtgtgtgttacctgaagcAAGGCACTGTGCGTGTGTTACCTGaagcaaggcactgtgtgtgtgttacctgaagcaaggtactgtgtgtgtgttacctgaagcaaggcactgtgtgtgtgttacctgaagcaaggcactgtgtgtgtgtgttacctgaagcaaggcactgtgtgtgtgttacctgaagcagggcactgtgtgtgtgtgttacctgaagcaaggcactgtgtgtgtgttacctgaagcagggcactgtgtgtgtgtgttacctgaagcagggcactgtgtgtgtgtgttacctgaagcagggcactgtgtgtgtgtgttacctgaagcaaggcactgtgtgtgtgtgttacctgaagcaaggcactgtgtgtgtgtgtgttacctgaagcaaggcactgtgtgtgtgtgtgttacctgaagcAGGGCACTGTGTTTGTGTTATCTGAAGCAGGGcaatgtgtgtgttacctgaagcagggcactgtgtgtgtgttacctgaagcagggaactgtgtgtgttacctgaagcagggcactgtgtgtgtgttacctgaagcAGGCTGGTGTGTTGTACAGGGAGTTGTTCTTAGCCTGCACTTGGTAGTTAAGGACAATGGGACACTCCGTCAGGGCGTGGTCAATGAGATCCTCTCTCACGATCACCACAGCAACACCAGCACAGCCCACGTTCTTCTGAGCCCCAGCGAAGATCAGCCCAAACTAttaataacacatggaataaacaccAACACACAGGAAGTTATTACCCTTCAAATGTTTTAGGTCATTTCTGCAGGGTAAAATAACAtgctaaaaaacaaaaacatgcagTAGTTGGTAAGCTTTCCTTTACCATCCATTATGCTGCATAACCATAACCTCAAATCAGCACCTCAAATCTCATTTCCATGCATTTTAATGATgtacatctgtcgttctgcccctgaacaaggcagttaacccactgttcccctgaacaaggcagttaacccactgttcccctgaacaaggcagttaacccactgttcccctgaacaaggcagttaacccactgttcctagaccagttaacccactgttcctagaccagttaacccactgttcctagaccagttaacccactgttcccctgaacaaggcaattaacccactgttcctaggccgtcattgtaaagaagaatttgttcttaaaagggacttgcctagttaaataaaggttaaataaaggtaaaacacgAAATGATGTAGCCGATTTTGACTTTGCAGCGTGGTTGTGTCGTGGTAACCAAGTGAAAAGCTCAACCTTACCTTGGAGACGTCGACGGGTCGGGACAGGAAGTTAGATGACATGTCAGAGACCAGGACGGCTCCGTGGGTTTCGGGGATGAAGTTGTACTCCACGCCGTGCACTGTCTCGTTGCAGCAGTAATACACGTAGGACGATCCAGGGGTCAACGACCAACTGCTGGGGTCAGGGATCTCTGGAGGACCACACAGTCAGAATCATTAGACCACACGGTCAGAATCATTTGTCAATGACTGACCACGAGAATCTAAATAGGTCAGATCAGGTGAATAACTTCAATCAGACCCCcgcagggtgggggggggggggcggcgaACTAGTGGTGATTAACAACTCACGTCCTGTCGTAAATCAAGGGTGGAGCTTTCAGGTCTCCCTCTCCAATATTCACCTAAGGAATGTAATTTGTTTCCAAGATACTTTTTCCCGCCGAAACTATAACATGCTCAAAAGCaactactggaacaatatttctaacgtagaccgtggggaatggtcagaggcgatCTATAGAGCACTAATgtcattttattattttgtgatgtcattaaaaaatataacaaaggaaatactgtaacttggaaagtatacccACTACATGTACCAAGTTTCCATACGTTGTACATGTAATTTGAAAAATTatgaaagtgtttttgttaagagagggatgtgatttgaGAAACAATAAGAGAATTGTTTTACATAACTTTGTACAAGTGACAAGTcacgtgtcacgttctgaccatagttcttttgtgttttctttgttttagtgttggtcaggacgtgagctgagtgggcattctatgttgtatgtctagtttgtctatttctatgtttggcctgatatggttctcaatcagaggcaggtgttagtcattgtctctgattgggaaccatatttaggtagcctgttttgtgggtggttgtcttctgtctttgtgtcattgcaccagataggactgtttcggttttcacatttgttgttttgtattttgtagtgttctcgtttatcgtctatattaaagatgttgaacactaaccacgctgcattttggtcctcatctccttcaacagaagaaaaccgttacagtcacGACTCCGcgtgaggtcagagagcgtgtcagcctGACGGAATTGCCCCTTTCAAACATGCTGTATAAATGAAGAATTAAGAAATGAACATAGCAGACCAGAAAAGCATCAAGCTGCACATTTAAAGTGGTTTGAACTTTGAATCTCAACACAAGGTAGAGACGATAAACTCacctcccggacaatcactggtacggctgattagctgtcctcaGTAAAGTATCTAGAAAGCGAAATTAAGTGGGACCATCATATTACACTGCTCTCATCACCTGACTGGGAACCATCATCACCCGACTGGGAACCAtcatcaccccactgggaaccatcatcaccccactgggaaccatcatcaccccactgggaaccatcatcaccccactgggaaccatcatcaccccactgggaaccatcatcaccccactgggaaccatcatcaccccactgggaaccatcatcaccccactgggaaccataaccaccccactgggaaccataaccaccccactgggaaccataaccaccccactgggaaccatcaccaccccactgggaaccatcaccaccccactgggaaccatcatcaccccactgggaaccatcatcaccccactgggaaccatcatcaccccactgggaaccatcatcaccccactgggaaccatcaccaccccactgggaaccatcatcaccccactgggaaccatcatcaccccactgggaacCACACGGCTGACTAGCCTATCTTGAAAGAAGCATCTTCCAGAGCGAATGGAAGGAAAATAAACTCTGCAGTTCTGTTCAGGACGACACGACAAGTCACCGGATGGATGACTGCAGAGAAAAACAGTAGAAGTCTTGTTGGAAcccttttggacaatcagagccttacaagccACAA from Oncorhynchus clarkii lewisi isolate Uvic-CL-2024 unplaced genomic scaffold, UVic_Ocla_1.0 unplaced_contig_9982_pilon_pilon, whole genome shotgun sequence includes:
- the LOC139396943 gene encoding phosphoserine aminotransferase-like, which produces IPDPSSWSLTPGSSYVYYCCNETVHGVEYNFIPETHGAVLVSDMSSNFLSRPVDVSKFGLIFAGAQKNVGCAGVAVVIVREDLIDHALTECPIVLNYQVQAKNNSLYNTPACFSIYIMSLVLEWIKNNGGVDAMETLNKKKSSMIYDIINSSNHFYTCPVDVACRSRMNVPFRVGKKQGDETLEKEFLDGASKLGMISLKGHRSVGGIRASLYNAVTVEDAQALANYMKEFLKEHQ